The Pseudomonas fragi DNA window GCAACAAGTTCGATGACGGCACCGAAGTGGACGCCAACGCCGTGAAGTTTTCCTTCGACCGTCTGATGACCCTCAAGCAAGGGCCGTCCGGTGCATTCCCCGAAGACATGCTGGTCGAGGTGGTCAACCCGCAGACCATCCGCTTCACCCTCAAGACCCCGTTCGCGCCCTTCCTGTTCACCCTGGCCCACAACGGCGCATCCATCGTCAACCCGCTGGTGGCCGCCAAGGGCGCCGAGGCCAATGCCTGGCTCTCCAGCCATACCGCAGGCTCGGGACCATACCGCCTGGCCAACTGGCAGAAAGGCCAGTCCCTGACCATGGAGCCCAACCCCCACTACGCCGGGGCCAAGCCCGCGCTTAAAACCGTAGTACTGAAGATCATCGCCGAGCCTTCGGTGCGTCGCCTGCAACTAGAGCGCGGCGACCTGGACATCATTGAAGACATGCCCGAAGACCAGTTGGGTTCACTCGCCAGCAAGCCGGGCGTAGTGGTCAAGGAATACCCGTCGCTGCGCGTCACCTACCTGTACCTGAACAACAAGCAAGGCCCGCTGACCAACGTCGATGCGCGTCGGGCCATTACCGAGGCGGTGGACTACAACGGTATCGTCAAGGGCATTCTCAAGGGCAAGGCCGAGCTGCTCAACGGGCCGATCCCGGACGGCATGTGGGCCTACGACAGCTCGCTGCCGGCCATGAAACAGGATATGCAGGCCGCCGCCGACAGCCTGGCCAAAGTGCCGAAAAAGATCACCAACCTGAGCTACATGTACTCGGACAAGGACGCCAACTGGGAGCCGATCGGCCTGACCCTGCAAGCGGCGCTGATGCCCCTGGGCATCAACCTCAAGCTGGAAAAAACCGCCAACGCCACCCTGCGCGAACGGGTCGGCCAGGCCGACTACGACATCGCCGTCGGCACCTGGAGCCCGGACTT harbors:
- a CDS encoding ABC transporter substrate-binding protein — translated: MTLINTASRTRNLLPSLLCAALSLGAWQAATAATAQDTLIIGKPADPQTLDPAVTFDNNDWTITYPSYQRLVGYKTDGEKSTTEVQGDLAESWTVSPDNLVWEFKLKPGNKFDDGTEVDANAVKFSFDRLMTLKQGPSGAFPEDMLVEVVNPQTIRFTLKTPFAPFLFTLAHNGASIVNPLVAAKGAEANAWLSSHTAGSGPYRLANWQKGQSLTMEPNPHYAGAKPALKTVVLKIIAEPSVRRLQLERGDLDIIEDMPEDQLGSLASKPGVVVKEYPSLRVTYLYLNNKQGPLTNVDARRAITEAVDYNGIVKGILKGKAELLNGPIPDGMWAYDSSLPAMKQDMQAAADSLAKVPKKITNLSYMYSDKDANWEPIGLTLQAALMPLGINLKLEKTANATLRERVGQADYDIAVGTWSPDFADPYMFMNFWFDSKMQGLQGNRSFYSNPQVDTLIREAATTSDTAKRTELYQQAQKTVLNDSAYVYLYQKSYTLPMRDSVKGYVFNPMLEQVFNLGSMSK